The nucleotide sequence TTCCAGCAGCGTCTGAACTTCCCCATGCCCTCCTCCCACAAGAAGCTTCTGCAGCTTCATTTCTGCTCCCTGtgacccctgccagccctgcacgaGTCCAGAGGAGGCTGGGCAAGGCAGCAGGTTCAGCCTGAGTGTGAGACTATCACAACCCAGTCTGACACACGGAGGGCCCAGTCCTGTCACCCTCTCACACGGCCTGAGGCTGGCAGGCACATTGTGTGCATGTCTGCAATGGGAGTGCTGCAGTGAGGTCTTTCCCCTCTGCATCCCCTGACCATTGTGTATGGAATTTCCTACACGTAACGGTCATGCTAATGCAGTTTCCTCCAGTCAGCATAGTCAACCATAAATGGAGTCTGGTCGAAGTGCAATCATGAATCGCTGGTGTTTTACTTCGGGTTCGAGGGGAGGAAACATCAGCTTGTTCCCCAAGTAGAAGCAGAGACATAACACAGAgcaggagcagccacagctggactctcaaaaacgagaagtcctgtggcatcttgtagacttgAAAAATTATCTGGAACTtgtctctcctcccactcccacagacggaagaagaaaagcaaacacCAAAACCCAAGATCTGAAATACTGCCCATTGAATCCTCTTCCTTAAGGCAAAAAGAATCATGAGATGCTCAGAACTCGACTCCTGAGGGGCTTTTGGAGGCTGACTTGGGTTACAGGGATCCCAGGGCCAGGAAATACAATGAGGGAAACATTTCCCCACTTTCCCTGGGGGTCAAGGATCTTTGTGGGCACGGCATTTCAAGGGGGTCCAGAGGTGTCACTCTGAAcactttgaactgctgcagcagcactgctgtggctgtgtgtcGGTTGGGGAGGAGCGGAGGAGATGTGGCACTGTGATCTGAACAGTGCTGTGAGCCAAGTGCTATAAGTTCAACTGCTTCCTCCCTAGGCTCCGCTCCTTCTAAAGTCTAGAGCCAGAACttcttcccaccttgccctatggcctgcagctcctcttgctgctgctgggttccCTCATTATATTTCCTGGCCCTGGGATCCCCATAACAAAAGTCAGCTCCAAAATCCCCTCGGGAGTCAAGTTCTGAGCGTTTTTCTctctacacgcgccgggcgctatttcgaagttaacttcgacgttaggcggcgagacgtcgaagtcgctaaccccatgaggggatcggaatagcgccctacttcgacgttcaacgtcgaagtagggaccgtgtagacgatccgcgtcccgcaacgtcgaaattgtggggtccgccatggcagccatcagctggggggttgagagacgctgtctctccagcccgtgcggggctctatggtcaccgtgtgcaggagcccttagcccagggcttctggctgctgctgctgcagctggggattcatgctgcatgcacagggtctgcaactccttgtcggctctgtgtatcttgtgctgtttagtgcaagtgtgtctgggaggggccctttaagggagcggctggctgttgagtccgccctgtgaccctgtctgcagctgtgcctggcacccttatttcgatgtgtgctactgtggcgtgtagatgttcccttgctgcgcctatttcgatgtggtgctgcgcaacgtcgatgttgaacatcgacgttgccagccctggaggacgtgtagacgttattcatcgaaatagcctatttcgatgtcgccacatcgaaataggctacttcgatgtaggcttcacgtgtagatgtagccaggaggTGCTGTGCTATTTCCTTTCGCTTCCTTGTCCCCTTGTATTGTTGTTTTCTGCCCTACACTAACAGTCCCACTCTTCATTAATTTCTGGGGGAAATCCCAGTCGCTGGGGGGACAGATGCTGAGGGGTtccccctgagccccttctgcaGCACGACCAGGGCAGAGGAATGGGAACAATCTCTCAGaatttcccacaggaatctccagGATAAGGGCCATGGAACCGACACTATAAAACAAGAGATTCCTCGCTTCTAGGTCCAGATACAGCCCAATCACTGTCGGcttcacagcccagctctggatCACAGTGTCAGCTTCCCTAGGGTGATACTGCCCCTCAGatctccccagagcccagcaccccTGCTCAAGGGGTCTTGTCAGTCGATTATATTTCAGTTTGTCCCTCACAGTCTCACTCACTACCCCCAACTCCCAGTCTGGGCTgtgccccacctccacctcccagtacCACCTgcacaccccaccctccccaccaggaTCCCTCCTGGCCacaaacccctccctccccacagcgaTCAGGAAGTCAGTGGGGGGATCTCGCCCCATGGAAGGAGGGTCATGCCAGACTCTTCTGCCAACCACACATACGGTGATTTCACGGTGTTTACAGTTCCGATCCAAGGTGACGCGAACTAGGGAGAGAAACCAGAACAGCCCCATTAGCTACAGGTCAGCCCAGGACCCCATGATCACACAAGAGCCTGTGGGAGGGCTCGGCTCATCCAGTCACTCCCTGCCATAAATGCTGCCTGGGCATCTTGGCACCGGCCCCTCATCTCTGCCCTGTTGTGTGAtgtgtaggggtgggggtggggatttgaGCTGCCCATGTCCTTGGCATATCCACCCAAATCCCAGTGCGGTGAGAAGGGCAGATGGCCGCCCAACTCAGCCCCGGGTGTCtgcactggctgtgggggagctggagcaggcaTGAATTTGGCTGCCTGTGTCTCACTCCAGACACAGCCCTGTGTCCAGTTGCTCCTGAGTCCcctgctctgtggggctgtgACCCACAGGGCTGAtcccctgggggctggaggaggcagaagtGTCAGCGCAGGATGGAGCGGCAGGCAGGTGGTGGCTGCTCAGGCCTGTGCCTTGGCAGGACCGGTCGGTAAATAGCTCGGGGTGTGGTGGGACTCCAGTGTTACACACTGCGGGGACTAATGAAACTGGCCCCAATGGCATAAATCTGGCCATGGGCTCCAAGGATCTCCAAGGttgtggctggtgctggagctggtggagagaggggaggaggtggagatGGGGACTGGGTTTGCAGCCTCTCATTGCTGCTGTTGAGGGTCTGATCCTGAGAGGTGTTCAGCTCCCAGTGTGGGTGCGTAGGGAGCTCAGGGGACTGAAGACTCTGCAGGCCTGAGTGGGGCCATTAGGGGAGctgatggggtggggatgggccATTGCAGAAGGGCCAGTGGGAGATGGGGTAAGGGACCAGGACTCACGGAGGGATGGATTGTGAGGGAGTTCCTGGGGAAGAGACTTACAGCTCGGGACAGCCTGTCAGGGGCCATTTCTTACattcagccccactgctctgcagccaacacctgccctgccctgccagccccagggggaccCTACACCTCTGACAGCTCAGCTACATACACCAATACCACTAATCCCACTGCGGTGTCTGCCCAGGCCCTCATGGCCCGACTCACCCATGTAGCTCCGAGCCCGCCTGAAAGCTGCAAGGGAAGAGAAATAAACGTGGTCAGAGCCAGCAAACATAACAGGGAACTTGTTCCCGCAGGCGCTGCCGTGCTGGGCGAGGGGGTGACTGGCAGCTAGAAAGGAACCGAACAACATGAAAAATGGCGTAAAAATCCATCCTCTTACCTAGCTGTTCAAATGCCTTGTCTGAAAAGGAAGGAGACAGAGTTATTCCCTGTTGTTTAGGCAGAGGGCTCAGGTCCGAGGGCTGCTCGGTGATTGTGTGATTTCTTTACCTAGAGTTCATGTGCTCACACTGCTGCagaagaaatgtctttctttcatgATGTGAGACACAGGCCCTTTCACCCCCGAGACTTGAAATCTCTCTtaatacaggttgatcctctcttggccggcaccctcagaacctgaccagtgccggatgagagaatttgccagaccatgggaggtcagtatcatctATCAGCAcaaccaacacttctgctgcttactgggctcttagaaggcatttggggtaaattacagttaaggaacagcacagaacactgagagccaggactggtggctggaaacaaactttatgggaccacaggaaacttggccacagccatgataagtggtcacccatctaactaaaatcatgccggattatggatgttgccagatgagagagttctggattagagaggttcaaccagctCTCAGGTATATCTTTATTCTCTCTGTTAGGATCAGGGACTGGAGGAAATGCTGCACTCAGTGATACTGTGACTCCACAATAACTTCATGTCCCTCACTAGGGCACATCTGGATTTACACAAGCATCACCCAGACTAGAATTCACCCCTGTGAGAAGCTGCTCTTTGGCTGTGATGGCTCCAAACAGATCGGGGAATTTCTGAAGGACACGGGTGGCGTACAAATCAGGCTGGGATTTGCAAAGCATCAAACCTTGATGGAAGATGTGTGACTAGATCCGTACAGCTCTGACATTCTCAACTCTTATGCCCAAACAGAATTACTAATCACCCTTCGGAGGATCAAAGTTACACACTCCTGCTGGAACCAGAGGATAGCTGGACCTGCAGATGATTGGAACTCAGAGCTGGGTTCTGGTTTTGACTTGGAAAAATGAGCCTGCATTTGTTCTCTTGCTCATCTCCATGTTCTAGGGAGTggcccagcagagcctgcagtCGTCTATAGACTGTGGCAGGCTCCCTCCTGAGCATCAGAGCATTGTGAGTAGCACTGGATTGTCAAAGGCTGGGAGACGCCTGTCTGCCTAGCCAGTCATGAGAGCATGGAGCCCTGTGTCAGCAAAGAGATCATGGTGCTGCCATGGAATGGGGATGACTCTAATGTGACTCAGATTTTGGGCTGAACTGTTCACTCAGCTCTGCCCAGTGGTGTTGGTGCTTCTGGGTCCACACAGCACCCTGTGTGGCTGGGATTCACTATGGGAAGGTGAGAGTCTTACCACGGCTGTCGCGAAGATCCTGGGACGCtagggagagaggaaaaagagaCCATTGTGAATTCAGCATGGTTGTTCCAGACACAGAGACATGGGGCCCTTCTAAACTTTGTGCTCATCTGCTGTACAGGTGGGAATGAATTTCCCAGTTTGGGCAGGAAGATGAGCAATAGCTCTGCCCAAGTCTGTGCACTAAAAGTAGCGCTGGAGCCCACGGTAGAAGCACAGACtcctatggctggaagagacctcaggaggtcacacttggagtactgtgtccagttctgggccctccaataGAGAAAGGATGCGGACACATTGGAGAAGGTGCAGTGAAGGGCAACCAAGATGATTAGGAGGCTGAagcgcatgacctatgaggagaggctgagggatctgggcttatttagtttgcagaagagaagagtgaggggcgatttaatagcagccttcaacttcctgaaaggggcctcTGAAGAGGAGAGGGAGACACTGTTTGCAGTAGTGAcccatggcagaacaaggagcaatggtctcaagttacagtgtggaggtccaggttggatattaggaaagattATTTCACTgggggcggtgaagcactggaatgcattcccAAGAgaggtggaacctccatccctagaggtttttaagtcctggcttgacatagtcctggctgggatgatttagttggggttggtcctgctttgagcagggagctgTACTGGAtgccctgctgaggtcccttccagccccaggattctgtggttccatggtcctgccaggccATGCTGAAATGTGAGCTGCAAACGCTGCCAGGTATGTTTATTTCCAGGGCAGAGGGAGATGATGAATGTGACTACGTTCCACACAGCGCACGTACTGACTGTTCTATCTCGTTAGCACTGGCACACACTGACCAGGGCTTTAGCCAAGTACCTGTTTCCAAGACCTTCTTCTCATTCTCTGCAATGGGAAAGAGAAAAGCGTTAGGCCCCAGAGAGAGACACTGTGCGGTGCTGCACACTCCCTAACGACCGAGGTCACCCACAGCCCCGCGTGCAGGAAACAGCAGGTGTGTTAGGTGGTTAGTGACACGCACCAACTTTCAGGGGACCTGGGGAATTTCTCACTCAGCCCTTTTCTACATGCACACTCGCAGCagtagtggctggagccctgggctctctAAATGGCCTCTGGAGCACGGTGCGGCACGTTCTGAGCAGTTCTCACAGCTGGCTGGAGGGTGGTGGGTCCTGCATGGTGGGCTCCAGGCCAGTTATCCCCCGCTTCACCCTGTCCATCCGagcctctgccccttctgggaacatGAAGCGCCAGCAccacctcttccccctgccacttTGCTCTGTGTCTGTCAGCTTTCCTGGTCCTGGGCATTCAACAGCCACAGGAACGGAGTCACTTCCCAGAGCGGCATTGACCTGGCCCTGTCATTTCCTTTCAGAAGAAAGAGCCACTGAGCAATGGCCCAGAGTTAGAGGCACCAAATCTGACCCAGAGCTGTCAATGCAAACCCATCTCCCCACCACACCCACCCGCAGGGAATCTCACAAGTCTGGAGCCTTTGGTAGCCACTGCAAAATACAGATTTGCCAACTTCCTATGATCAGGGTGTGCAAGAACACGGTGGAGGTGCGGAATTGCTAGGCAGAGACTTCCTGGCTCCATCCCCTTCACTCCAAGGGGCTCACAGGTAACACTGAGCAGTCACAGAGCTCACACATCTCAACAGACAGAGTAAGCAACACAACAGGAGACCTACCAAGTAAGCGCTGAGCTTCCTCTTTAGCGCGTTTCTTCTCAGAGGCCTTTCGCTTCGCTGTGGGGCAGAGAATCAGACCTTGCCGTGAGATAGGGAAGAAGAGGAACCACTGAGCAATTCACTAATACAGGCGCAGCCGGGAACACCAGCGTTTTTGTGTTTGTTCATTTCCTTAAGCAAGCCCGAGGGAAATATCCAATCAATAAGACACTCCCGTATCCCAGCCTCAGTGCCCGCTAGGACCAGGGTCTACACATGCCAATAACACAGTCCCATTACCTGTGTATCCAAGATACGCACAAGCCCCAGCAGCAACGAGAACCAGAGTGAACAACACCCAGAATGCAGCCAGCCAGCGAGACGCATGGGGGAAGACGTCACCTGGCAAACAGTGCAACGTGTATGGGTTGTGAGTTGTAATTGTTACACGTTCCTAACTTGGGATACAGAAACATTACACGCATACCAATTGGACAACCacattcagtaaatcataaccaAGAGCATCCATGGAGGTTCTACAGCGGCACCACTGGCGGCAGCGACAACTTAGCCGCCTTGAAGCCAGACAGCCCTAATAACACGTCACACacagggggcaggaagggaacTCACTGGAGAGGTGAATGGCCGATTGTCGCTCGGT is from Carettochelys insculpta isolate YL-2023 chromosome 22, ASM3395843v1, whole genome shotgun sequence and encodes:
- the LOC142025282 gene encoding butyrophilin subfamily 1 member A1-like, which produces MAIQWWLCVCSLGILLLAPCSLAETFSLSGSPDPVVGIVGQDVVLPCQLSPPAGLPSMDVQWRKTDPEFIVVHEYMNEGAQNLPGDGYQTRTELFPQEFHSGNVSLKLKQLRVVDDGQYRCFARNLEWSLEAATELRVSAVAPVFIDVLGPREQGIGLTCRSSGWFPEPQLQWVGKNGQNLKMKSVTNRAQDREKLYSVVSHITVTEDDNRDISCVVRNALLQTERQSAIHLSSDVFPHASRWLAAFWVLFTLVLVAAGACAYLGYTAKRKASEKKRAKEEAQRLLENEKKVLETASQDLRDSRDKAFEQLAFRRARSYMVRVTLDRNCKHREITVCVVGRRVWHDPPSMGRDPPTDFLIAVGREGFVARRDPGGEGGVCRWYWEVEVGHSPDWELGVVSETVRDKLKYNRLTRPLEQGCWALGRSEGQYHPREADTVIQSWAVKPTVIGLYLDLEARNLLFYSVGSMALILEIPVGNSERLFPFLCPGRAAEGAQGEPLSICPPSDWDFPQKLMKSGTVSVGQKTTIQGDKEAKGNSTAPPGYIYT